In Paenibacillus sp. G2S3, a single window of DNA contains:
- the dnaN gene encoding DNA polymerase III subunit beta, translated as MKISILKNELNESIQHVSKAISSRTTIPILTGIKLEVSHQGVTLTASDTDISIQSFIPAENDSHTIVKIDQPGSVVLPAKFFVEIIKKLPSKEIHMEVKEGFQTYISSGSTEIQIVGLDPEEFPVLPSIEENDTISMPGDLLKNMIKQTAFSISTQETTPILTGILWNLADNEFKFTATDRHRLATRAARLEGTENVQFANIVIAGKTLNELSKIIPDQNMLVDIVVADNQVLFKIDKVLFYSRILDGIYPDTSRIIPTTYKTELTLDTKKLSESIDRAYLLSREEKTNIVRMQTLEQGGIEISSSSSELGKVREELEVIDFKGEPLKISFNSKYMLDVLKVIESEQLVIAFTGMMSPIILKPLDQTNSLYIILPYRTTN; from the coding sequence ATGAAAATAAGCATTCTTAAAAATGAACTCAACGAATCCATTCAACACGTATCCAAAGCTATCTCCAGTAGAACAACCATCCCAATTCTGACCGGTATTAAGCTGGAAGTTAGCCATCAAGGCGTCACATTAACTGCAAGCGACACCGATATTTCGATTCAATCGTTTATTCCAGCAGAGAATGACAGCCATACGATCGTGAAGATAGATCAGCCAGGAAGTGTTGTTCTTCCCGCTAAATTTTTCGTCGAGATTATTAAGAAGCTGCCCTCCAAAGAGATTCACATGGAAGTTAAAGAAGGATTCCAAACGTATATTTCTTCTGGATCCACAGAGATTCAGATCGTAGGTTTAGATCCTGAAGAATTCCCAGTGCTACCAAGCATTGAGGAGAATGATACCATCTCTATGCCAGGTGATTTGCTGAAAAATATGATTAAACAAACTGCTTTTTCTATTTCTACCCAAGAGACAACTCCGATTTTAACAGGTATACTGTGGAATCTGGCCGATAATGAATTTAAGTTTACAGCGACAGACCGTCACCGCTTAGCTACAAGAGCAGCAAGACTAGAAGGTACGGAGAATGTCCAATTTGCAAATATCGTAATCGCCGGTAAAACCCTTAATGAGCTAAGCAAAATTATCCCTGATCAAAATATGCTGGTGGATATTGTGGTTGCGGACAATCAAGTTCTCTTTAAAATCGACAAAGTACTGTTCTACTCACGGATCCTTGATGGAATTTATCCGGATACTTCTAGAATTATTCCAACAACCTACAAAACAGAACTAACTTTGGACACAAAAAAATTAAGCGAATCGATTGATCGCGCTTATTTGCTGTCCCGTGAAGAAAAAACTAATATTGTTCGCATGCAGACGCTTGAGCAAGGTGGTATTGAAATTTCTTCTAGCTCTTCAGAGCTTGGTAAAGTTCGCGAGGAACTTGAAGTCATTGATTTCAAAGGTGAACCGCTCAAAATATCTTTCAACTCCAAATATATGCTTGATGTCCTAAAAGTTATTGAGAGTGAGCAGCTTGTCATAGCATTTACAGGGATGATGAGTCCGATCATTTTGAAGCCACTTGACCAAACTAATAGCTTGTATATCATTTTGCCTTACCGTACAACAAACTAA
- the yaaA gene encoding S4 domain-containing protein YaaA encodes MKKILIHSGYIKLDQFLKLSDCVSTGGMAKALLQEGHVLVNGEVEERRGRKLYPGDKIEVQDNGTFEVEGGGVKEE; translated from the coding sequence ATGAAGAAAATACTTATCCACAGTGGATATATTAAGCTGGACCAATTCCTGAAACTTTCTGATTGTGTATCCACAGGTGGAATGGCTAAAGCTTTACTGCAGGAAGGACATGTATTGGTTAACGGAGAAGTAGAGGAACGGCGTGGAAGAAAACTTTATCCGGGTGACAAAATCGAAGTGCAGGACAACGGTACCTTTGAGGTTGAAGGCGGAGGAGTCAAAGAGGAGTAG
- the recF gene encoding DNA replication/repair protein RecF, whose amino-acid sequence MFVKNIGLQHYRNYGLLRLESLGDVNLILGQNAQGKTNLMEALFVLAMTKSHRTSKDRELISFDAPGDAAQIIAEVERKYGDLKLELTLSAKGKKAKINGLEQRRLSEFVGSLNVVMFAPEDLEIVKGTPGIRRRFLDMEIGQVQPSYLFHLQQYQKILLQRGNLLKQLWGKEAAGKDLLEIWDAQLVEHGVKIVKKRKQFIKKLQIWAESIHRGITNGGEELKLLYVPSFGDRDEEDEAVLLDNFMLKLSQTREQEIRRGMTLTGPHRDDLSFFINGREAQVYGSQGQQRTTALSLKLAEIELIHEEIGEYPVLLLDDVLSELDPYRQTQLIETFQSKVQTFITATGIEGLNADKLKGASLYHVHDGKVEL is encoded by the coding sequence GTGTTTGTTAAAAATATCGGTCTGCAGCATTATCGGAATTACGGGCTGCTGCGTCTGGAGAGCTTGGGCGATGTGAATCTGATTCTGGGTCAGAACGCCCAAGGCAAAACAAACCTCATGGAGGCATTGTTCGTCCTGGCGATGACCAAAAGCCACCGCACCTCGAAGGATCGCGAACTTATCTCATTCGATGCCCCTGGAGACGCTGCTCAGATCATTGCCGAGGTAGAACGTAAGTACGGCGATCTCAAGCTAGAGCTGACCCTATCTGCCAAAGGTAAAAAAGCTAAAATTAACGGTTTAGAACAACGACGTCTTAGTGAGTTTGTGGGATCACTCAATGTGGTCATGTTTGCACCGGAAGACTTAGAGATCGTCAAAGGCACACCTGGCATCAGACGGCGTTTTCTCGATATGGAGATTGGCCAAGTCCAGCCTAGTTATCTATTTCACCTCCAGCAGTATCAAAAAATCCTTTTGCAAAGAGGCAATTTGCTGAAGCAGTTATGGGGGAAAGAGGCAGCAGGAAAAGACCTGTTGGAAATCTGGGATGCTCAACTTGTGGAGCACGGTGTTAAAATCGTAAAAAAAAGGAAACAATTCATAAAGAAGCTGCAAATATGGGCTGAAAGCATACACCGGGGGATTACGAACGGCGGAGAAGAACTGAAATTGCTCTATGTCCCCTCTTTCGGCGATCGGGATGAGGAAGATGAAGCTGTCTTATTAGACAATTTTATGTTAAAGTTATCACAAACAAGAGAACAAGAAATCAGGCGCGGCATGACGCTGACGGGTCCCCATCGGGATGACCTGTCCTTTTTTATCAACGGACGGGAAGCTCAGGTCTACGGTTCTCAGGGACAGCAGCGTACCACGGCTTTATCGCTCAAGCTGGCGGAAATCGAGTTGATCCATGAAGAAATCGGAGAATATCCTGTGCTGCTTCTTGATGATGTTTTATCCGAGCTTGATCCTTACCGACAGACCCAGCTTATTGAAACCTTTCAAAGCAAGGTACAGACATTCATTACCGCTACCGGGATTGAGGGTCTGAATGCCGATAAATTAAAGGGCGCCAGCCTATATCATGTTCATGATGGAAAAGTGGAGTTATAA
- a CDS encoding extracellular matrix regulator RemB, with amino-acid sequence MYIHLGGEKIIRSSELIAIFDISIEKSSKVSKQFVIHSEQDKKLERIGEEEAKSIVVTKNIVYYSPISSSTLKKRAKILLEI; translated from the coding sequence ATGTATATTCATTTGGGCGGGGAGAAAATTATTCGCTCTTCGGAGTTAATTGCAATATTTGATATTTCGATTGAGAAATCTTCCAAGGTGTCTAAGCAATTCGTCATTCACTCTGAGCAGGACAAGAAGCTTGAGCGGATTGGTGAAGAGGAAGCAAAATCTATTGTCGTCACTAAAAATATCGTGTATTACTCCCCCATTTCCTCCTCCACTCTCAAAAAAAGAGCCAAAATTTTGCTCGAAATATAA
- the gyrB gene encoding DNA topoisomerase (ATP-hydrolyzing) subunit B, with the protein MSMNQPTYDESQIQVLEGLEAVRKRPGMYIGSTSSKGLHHLVWEVVDNSIDEALAGYCDRIQVIIHEDNAITVIDNGRGIPVGENEKLKKSTLEVVMTVLHAGGKFGGGGYKVSGGLHGVGISVVNALSEKVVVNVKRDGHIYQQEYRRGAPQYDIKVVGDTDETGTTTTFHPDPEIFTETTVFEYATLLTRIRELAFLNKGIELSLHDERTDVTNVFKYEGGIVEYVKYLNEKKEALHEEPIYVEGSRDMIQVEVALQYNDSYTENIYSFANNINTHEGGTHESGFKSALTRIINDYARKAGVLKDGNSNLTGDDVREGLTAIISVKIPEPQFEGQTKTKLGNSEVRGIVESLFGEKLQEFLEENPAVSRRVLEKSLSASRAREAARKARELTRRKSALEVSALPGKLADCSSKDASISELYIVEGDSAGGSAKQGRDRHFQAILPLRGKILNVEKARLDRILSNAEIRAIITALGTGISDDFDLSKARYHKVVIMTDADVDGAHIRTLLLTFFYRYMRKLVDAGYIYIAQPPLFKIERNKVIRYAGSEKERDEIIASFGENVKVNVQRYKGLGEMNATQLWDTTMDPEARMMLQVTIEDAMLADSIFDTLMGDNVEPRRDFIHEHAKSVRYLDV; encoded by the coding sequence ATGTCAATGAATCAACCGACATATGATGAGAGCCAGATTCAGGTACTGGAAGGGCTAGAAGCTGTCCGGAAACGTCCGGGCATGTATATTGGTTCCACTAGTTCTAAAGGTCTCCATCACTTGGTGTGGGAGGTCGTAGATAATAGTATCGATGAAGCCCTAGCAGGTTATTGTGACCGGATTCAAGTGATTATTCATGAGGATAACGCGATTACTGTTATCGATAATGGACGTGGCATACCTGTAGGTGAAAATGAAAAACTTAAAAAGTCGACGCTTGAAGTTGTAATGACAGTACTGCATGCAGGCGGTAAATTCGGCGGCGGCGGATATAAAGTATCAGGCGGCTTACACGGTGTGGGTATCTCTGTAGTAAATGCCTTGTCTGAGAAGGTTGTTGTTAATGTTAAGCGTGATGGGCATATTTATCAGCAGGAATACAGACGTGGTGCACCACAGTATGATATCAAAGTGGTTGGAGATACGGACGAGACAGGTACGACTACAACTTTTCATCCGGACCCTGAAATCTTTACTGAAACCACGGTCTTTGAATATGCGACACTGCTTACTCGTATTCGGGAGCTAGCTTTTCTTAACAAAGGAATTGAGCTTTCACTGCATGATGAGCGGACCGATGTCACCAACGTGTTCAAATACGAGGGTGGTATCGTTGAATATGTGAAATATCTGAATGAGAAAAAAGAAGCGCTGCACGAGGAACCCATCTACGTGGAAGGCTCACGAGATATGATTCAGGTTGAAGTAGCTCTCCAATATAACGATTCGTATACAGAGAACATCTATTCTTTTGCGAATAATATTAATACGCATGAGGGCGGAACGCATGAATCCGGCTTTAAAAGTGCGCTAACACGTATCATCAACGATTACGCTCGTAAAGCGGGTGTGCTGAAGGATGGTAACTCAAATCTGACTGGTGACGACGTGCGTGAAGGATTGACAGCAATTATTTCTGTCAAAATTCCAGAGCCTCAGTTCGAAGGTCAAACGAAGACCAAGCTCGGAAATAGTGAAGTCCGCGGAATTGTAGAATCACTGTTTGGAGAGAAATTGCAGGAATTCCTGGAAGAGAATCCGGCAGTCTCACGCCGAGTCCTTGAGAAGTCGCTTTCAGCTTCACGTGCACGAGAAGCCGCTCGTAAGGCTCGTGAGTTAACCCGTCGTAAGAGTGCGCTTGAAGTCAGTGCACTACCTGGTAAACTTGCGGACTGTTCATCCAAGGATGCGTCAATCAGTGAACTGTATATCGTCGAAGGTGACTCTGCGGGTGGATCGGCCAAGCAGGGCCGGGATCGTCATTTCCAAGCGATTCTACCGCTACGTGGTAAGATTCTAAACGTAGAAAAGGCACGATTAGACCGTATTCTATCCAACGCCGAAATCCGGGCTATCATTACTGCTCTTGGTACAGGGATCAGCGATGACTTTGACCTATCGAAGGCTCGTTACCATAAAGTCGTTATTATGACGGATGCCGACGTCGATGGAGCTCATATTAGAACGCTGTTGTTAACATTCTTCTACCGTTACATGCGGAAGCTAGTAGATGCCGGTTATATCTATATCGCACAACCGCCACTGTTCAAGATAGAACGCAACAAAGTGATCCGTTATGCAGGTAGCGAGAAGGAACGCGATGAGATTATCGCCTCTTTTGGTGAGAATGTTAAGGTCAATGTTCAGCGTTACAAAGGTTTGGGTGAAATGAATGCTACCCAGCTGTGGGACACGACGATGGATCCTGAGGCTCGTATGATGCTACAAGTAACGATTGAAGATGCAATGCTCGCTGATAGTATCTTTGATACGCTGATGGGCGATAATGTTGAACCTAGACGTGACTTTATCCATGAGCATGCGAAGAGCGTTAGATACCTTGATGTGTAA
- a CDS encoding YheC/YheD family protein has translation MKIQRVPSKWAKTKVILQNQSLSLYVPDTRKYDLSVLKEMLALYAMVYIKPDRGSFGIGVMRAEQRTVILSPSQQKTEMNTTANNEEIKQQEAQILYILRYAKTAEVFFSPEELHEALQKRIQNRTYLIQKGIDLLRHQDRPFDLRVLAQKAPSGAWETTGMLGRVAAPQKIVTNYHSGGSILSVNTLLKNHMDPSETLSMINQLKSLGVQIAGQLETTYPGIKEIGLDIAMDQHMDMWLLEVNTLPSIVVFKLFPDKSIYRRIHRYAVAYGRVKARKSPYTTRNRQYTKA, from the coding sequence ATGAAGATTCAACGTGTCCCAAGTAAATGGGCTAAAACAAAAGTCATCCTTCAAAATCAATCTCTATCTCTATATGTGCCAGATACTCGTAAATACGATTTAAGTGTTCTTAAAGAAATGCTTGCGTTATATGCTATGGTCTATATAAAACCCGATCGCGGAAGCTTTGGTATTGGTGTAATGAGAGCTGAGCAGCGTACGGTGATTTTAAGTCCTAGCCAGCAGAAGACTGAAATGAATACCACCGCCAATAACGAGGAGATAAAACAGCAAGAAGCACAGATCCTATATATTTTAAGATATGCAAAGACGGCAGAAGTCTTCTTCTCCCCCGAAGAGCTGCATGAGGCCTTACAAAAAAGAATTCAGAACCGTACCTACCTGATCCAAAAAGGAATTGATCTCCTACGTCACCAAGATCGTCCCTTCGACCTTCGAGTTCTTGCCCAAAAGGCTCCATCCGGCGCATGGGAAACGACAGGAATGCTCGGAAGAGTAGCTGCCCCTCAGAAAATCGTCACCAATTATCATAGTGGAGGCAGTATTTTATCGGTAAATACATTATTAAAAAATCATATGGATCCTTCTGAAACACTCTCCATGATTAATCAATTAAAATCTTTAGGCGTACAAATTGCAGGCCAATTGGAAACTACCTATCCAGGAATTAAAGAAATTGGTCTGGATATTGCTATGGATCAGCATATGGATATGTGGCTGCTTGAGGTCAACACGCTTCCATCTATTGTTGTATTCAAGCTATTTCCGGATAAATCTATCTATCGTAGAATACACCGCTATGCTGTAGCATACGGACGTGTAAAAGCTAGAAAATCCCCCTACACTACCCGCAACAGACAATACACCAAAGCCTAA
- the gyrA gene encoding DNA gyrase subunit A codes for MAEQNNPQVKDRDIGVEMRESFMDYAMSIIVSRALPDVRDGLKPVHRRILFAMSELGMSADKPHKKSARIVGEVIGKYHPHGDSAVYETMVRMAQDFSMRYMLVDGHGNFGSIDGDMAAAMRYTEARLSKIAGEMLRDLNKETVDFAPNYDGEENEPVVLPARYPNLLVNGVSGIAVGMATNIPPHNLGEVIDGVQAMIKNPDITPMELMEYIQGPDFPTAGYILGREGIRQAYRTGRGSVTMRAKATIEENNGKARIIVHELPYQVNKARLVEKIAELVREKRIEGITDLRDESDRNGMRVVVEMRRDVNPNVVLNNLYKHTSMQSTFGINMLAIVNNEPKILNLRDVLYHYLQHQIEVIRRRTIFDLKKAEARAHILEGLRIALDHLDEVIALIRASRTTDIAREGLMSTFSLSVEQAQAILDMRMQRLTGLEREKIENEYNELLAKIAEYREILANEHLVLEIISNELQDIRDRYSDERRTEITVGEESILDEDLIPREEVVITITHTGYIKRLPVSTYRSQKRGGRGVMGMDTKDQDFVEHLFVSNSHNYLMFFTDKGKVYRIKAYEIPELGRTARGTPIINLIQIEQGEKISAVIQVEETDSDKYLFFATREGIVKKTPLEDYNNIRKGGLIAINLREEDSLIEVKLTDGQQNLIIGTARGMSITFSENDVRSMGRSATGVKGITLDSNDHVIGMDCVDKELEVLIVTSKGYGKRTPAGDYRSQTRGGKGIKTINLTEKNGPVVGLKVVKNDEDLMIITTSGTLIRTSMDGISTMGRYAQGVKLINIREDDAVATLCRADKNEEDEMSEDMEGLEEQVAVDESGDIDQPETIAEDQEDNLE; via the coding sequence ATGGCTGAACAAAATAACCCACAAGTCAAAGATCGGGACATTGGCGTGGAAATGCGTGAATCCTTTATGGATTACGCAATGAGCATCATTGTTAGCCGGGCTTTGCCAGATGTGCGGGACGGACTCAAGCCGGTTCACCGACGCATTTTGTTTGCGATGTCGGAACTTGGAATGTCTGCGGATAAGCCTCATAAGAAATCGGCAAGAATCGTCGGTGAGGTTATCGGTAAGTACCACCCTCACGGTGACTCAGCCGTCTATGAAACAATGGTACGGATGGCTCAGGATTTCTCTATGCGCTATATGCTTGTGGACGGTCACGGGAACTTTGGTTCGATTGATGGTGATATGGCTGCAGCGATGCGTTATACAGAAGCTCGTCTTTCCAAGATTGCAGGCGAAATGCTTCGAGATTTGAACAAAGAAACAGTTGATTTCGCACCCAACTATGATGGTGAAGAGAATGAGCCAGTTGTATTGCCAGCTCGTTATCCGAACCTGCTCGTAAATGGGGTATCTGGTATAGCTGTAGGTATGGCTACTAATATTCCACCGCATAACCTAGGTGAAGTTATCGATGGCGTGCAGGCGATGATTAAGAACCCTGATATCACACCTATGGAATTGATGGAGTATATTCAAGGTCCTGACTTCCCTACGGCTGGATATATTTTGGGTCGTGAGGGCATTCGCCAGGCATATCGTACGGGACGCGGTTCAGTCACCATGCGTGCGAAGGCAACCATTGAAGAGAACAACGGTAAGGCTCGCATCATTGTACATGAGCTGCCATATCAGGTGAACAAGGCAAGACTGGTTGAGAAAATCGCAGAATTAGTACGTGAGAAACGGATCGAGGGTATAACGGATCTTCGAGATGAGTCTGACCGTAACGGTATGCGTGTAGTTGTTGAGATGAGACGTGATGTGAATCCAAATGTTGTGTTGAACAATCTATATAAACATACTTCTATGCAATCTACATTTGGTATCAACATGCTGGCCATCGTGAACAACGAGCCGAAAATTCTTAATCTGCGTGATGTGCTCTATCATTATTTGCAGCACCAGATTGAAGTTATTCGTCGTCGTACTATATTTGATCTTAAAAAAGCTGAAGCACGCGCTCATATCTTAGAAGGTCTGCGTATTGCGCTGGATCATCTGGATGAAGTGATTGCGTTAATTCGCGCTTCTCGGACAACGGATATAGCCCGTGAGGGATTAATGAGCACCTTTAGCCTCAGTGTAGAGCAAGCTCAAGCGATCCTCGACATGCGGATGCAGCGTCTGACCGGTCTGGAAAGAGAAAAGATCGAGAATGAATATAACGAATTGTTAGCTAAAATTGCAGAGTACCGTGAAATTTTGGCGAATGAGCATCTTGTACTGGAAATCATCAGCAACGAGCTGCAGGATATCCGTGATAGATATTCTGATGAACGCCGGACAGAGATTACCGTTGGTGAAGAAAGTATCCTGGATGAAGACCTTATTCCGCGTGAAGAGGTTGTTATTACTATTACGCATACGGGGTACATCAAACGTCTACCTGTCAGCACCTACCGCAGTCAGAAGCGTGGAGGGCGCGGTGTGATGGGAATGGACACCAAGGACCAGGACTTTGTGGAGCATCTCTTCGTGAGTAACTCTCATAACTATCTGATGTTCTTTACTGATAAGGGTAAGGTATACCGGATTAAAGCTTATGAGATCCCAGAGCTGGGACGTACTGCACGTGGGACACCAATCATCAACCTGATTCAAATTGAACAAGGTGAGAAGATTAGTGCTGTAATCCAAGTGGAAGAGACTGATAGTGACAAGTACTTGTTCTTTGCTACCCGCGAAGGTATCGTGAAGAAGACGCCACTTGAGGATTACAATAACATCCGCAAAGGCGGACTTATCGCTATTAACCTTCGTGAAGAGGATTCTCTAATTGAGGTTAAGCTGACAGATGGACAGCAAAATCTTATTATCGGTACAGCTCGAGGAATGTCGATTACGTTCTCAGAGAATGATGTTCGTTCTATGGGTCGTAGCGCGACTGGCGTGAAGGGCATTACGCTTGACAGTAATGACCATGTCATCGGTATGGACTGTGTCGATAAGGAGCTTGAGGTTCTGATTGTTACTAGCAAGGGTTATGGTAAACGGACACCAGCCGGTGACTATCGTTCCCAGACTCGTGGTGGTAAGGGAATCAAGACCATTAATCTGACTGAGAAGAATGGTCCTGTAGTTGGTCTTAAAGTTGTTAAGAACGACGAAGACTTAATGATCATTACTACAAGCGGTACCTTGATTCGTACCAGCATGGATGGAATCTCTACTATGGGTCGTTATGCGCAAGGGGTTAAGCTAATTAACATCCGCGAGGATGATGCTGTGGCTACTCTGTGCAGAGCAGATAAGAACGAAGAGGACGAAATGTCTGAAGATATGGAAGGCCTCGAGGAGCAAGTAGCAGTAGATGAATCTGGTGATATTGATCAACCGGAAACAATCGCTGAGGATCAAGAGGATAACTTAGAGTAG
- a CDS encoding HD-GYP domain-containing protein, with protein sequence MPSVLVGEVKAGSKITKDVITPLGGILFTKGKILLPRDLEILEAFLVGQVEIEGVQGEANSEAVKKNAKQTALKAGAIINESMLIKNNSPLHDEYEKMIALIRTSYRSVTAASLPIFELRSQLELLITHLKDYHVLKFSPRTLKDEDYNYHNAVLSALTSYKIAQWCGYPQKDWMQIAFAGLLHDIGNAKVDSSLLHKPESLNSAEIEEVRRHTTYGYQLLRNVTAINEGVRLTALQHHEKVDGSGYPLKLEGSQIHFYAKVVAVADIFHAMTLERAYRKAQSPYLVLEQIMTESFGKLDPVVVQTFIQKSTDLFNGTRIRLSDGRHGEIIFTDRANPTRPMIKVEGAIVNLMVERDLYIQEIIA encoded by the coding sequence ATGCCAAGTGTATTGGTTGGAGAAGTTAAAGCAGGCTCAAAGATAACCAAAGATGTAATTACACCTTTGGGGGGGATTTTGTTCACCAAGGGAAAAATACTACTCCCCCGTGATCTAGAAATTTTAGAAGCTTTTTTGGTTGGGCAAGTAGAGATCGAAGGGGTTCAGGGAGAGGCCAACTCTGAGGCTGTCAAAAAAAACGCCAAGCAGACAGCACTTAAAGCTGGAGCGATTATAAATGAATCGATGCTGATCAAGAACAATTCCCCACTACATGATGAATATGAAAAAATGATCGCACTTATTAGGACTAGCTATCGTTCGGTAACGGCAGCCTCACTTCCTATTTTTGAGTTGCGGAGTCAGTTAGAGTTACTAATTACTCATTTGAAGGATTATCATGTGTTGAAGTTTTCTCCACGTACGCTAAAAGACGAGGATTACAACTATCACAATGCCGTGCTGTCCGCGTTAACATCATATAAGATCGCTCAGTGGTGCGGGTATCCGCAAAAGGATTGGATGCAGATCGCTTTTGCTGGATTACTACATGACATTGGAAACGCAAAAGTGGATAGTTCTCTTTTACATAAGCCGGAGTCGCTTAATAGTGCTGAAATAGAAGAGGTTCGCAGACATACTACATATGGCTATCAATTGTTGCGTAATGTTACAGCGATTAATGAAGGGGTAAGACTAACAGCATTGCAGCATCATGAGAAGGTCGACGGGTCTGGATATCCACTTAAGCTAGAAGGTAGCCAGATTCATTTTTACGCTAAAGTAGTTGCAGTAGCAGATATATTCCATGCAATGACGCTAGAAAGGGCCTATAGAAAAGCACAGTCTCCTTATTTAGTGTTAGAGCAAATAATGACAGAAAGCTTCGGTAAGCTCGATCCAGTTGTTGTACAGACCTTTATACAGAAAAGCACCGATTTGTTTAATGGAACCAGAATACGTCTGAGTGATGGTCGGCACGGGGAGATTATATTCACTGATCGTGCGAATCCTACACGTCCTATGATTAAGGTAGAGGGTGCGATTGTTAACCTAATGGTGGAGCGCGATCTGTATATTCAGGAGATTATTGCTTAG